tccaaaagccaaaaaaacacctatttaggtgcttttggtggcttttgctaaagccaaaagccaaaaaaagccacaacaaacacCCCGGCTGCTGCCAACTTCTGAATCCCGATGTTAACGCTGTATGTCGAAAGCTTGCAGCTCGCTGCTGGAGCCCGCACTTCTTGTGATAACTCCTAGTGTTAGCGGTAGATATACCGAGAGGAGCATCAGGCGAGcaccataagagcatctccagtcgtgttctcaaagcgtcctccaaagcgatttgaggcgcgccggacaaaaaaacgtttTCAGACGCGTCCTCCAAAGCCTTATTTTGTCCGACGCGGCCTGATAtggtgtccggcgtcccgagcccgtcaccgccccacaggggacgcgcAGGGCACgccgacacaacgaaaagcgaggcgaagcgacacagggccgacccgtcagcagctcggaagcctaaaaccccgtcggctacctttggtcaagcaacgttaatggcgtccttgttttcccaggcgacacagggacgcgtctcgtcgtgcatgatcgcgtggccatccgcgccggcgttattgcgtgcaaccacccgctgccgccgctctaCATTAAGAGGCCCTGCGGTTCGTCCCAATCTTTCACCGCTCTCAAACCTTCTCCTCGCCacccccagatcttctcctcgccgttcCAAGTAATGTCatcctcgtcctcccgcaagatcgccgcagcgaacagcttcggccgcggcagcctcaccgtgaaggaggcgtgggcgctgtaccacgcggGATATCATGTCCCGCTggacatgcgcctgccaagcagcggcggctggaagatggccgtgaacggcattggcatcCCGCCGCCACCGACGTCGGGCATGGAGCGCTGGAAGGACGCCATCAGGGCCCGGCGGGATGAACTCGACGCCGAGGAGCGGGCGGATCCGACCTGGGCGGCCAagaacaacgacgcctggtgggccACCTACTTCAAGGCCAAGTACGACATGGAGATGCACAGCACCACCGGCCTCATCGGTGGGCCGAACAGCTGGAACAGGGAGGGGCGcctcctgttctggggcgttccgagGCGCACCCTGGAGAGCGTCATCCACGGCATCCGCAACGGCACTCCAAGGTTTGAGGCGCCATCCTcaccgccaccatctcccgcatcgcaatggcagccgaggaggacgtactcgtcctcctcgaactcttcttcctcaggaccggcccgatcgacgtcgtcctcgtcgtaccgctcggcaccctacaccgtccccaatcgcgtggtgaaggaggagccggcgacgcccgtcaatccgaggcgcgacggcagccggcggcagcaagagaggcgaggcggcgccctcctcatcccgaagccggaggtgaaggaggagctggAGGAAGCATcgaaggcggcgctgctggcgaagTACAAGCGGCAGCAGCGCCTTATCGCCAGCAACGACGATCCCGatgactgcccagggctgcgagCGGCGTGCTTGGCGTCGCTGAAGGACAAGGACGCTTGGAAGGGCGACCTCGAGACGGCGATCGccttgtccatccgcgactccggcaagccactcgtggacctcaccgacgacggcgaggcagggccAAGCGGCCTAGTGAACGACGAGCCCATCGATGagcccgacgagcgcgtcaagcgggaagtcgtcaccgacgacatgtacaacttccatcagtactacgacgcctccggccgccgcaaataattctagattaggtttagtttaaatctaGTCGAATctagttcgaatctatgtaatatatttcaagtttggatgaatttaatcgaatctcgcttaagtttaaaatttccaaAATTATGTTTGGGGGAcgggactggggagcgacgtccctcaAACGTGGCACGAAcgtaacacgtcccccaaacgcttaaTCCAGCACCGTTTGGGGGATGATTTGGGGAACGGTTTGGGGAACGCGACCGGAGATGCTCTAATGGCGGCATATGGCCGGCTCGCTGACCCTTCACGCGCGCTCAACAATCAGGACCGAGAGGAGCACTCTGGCGCTCTCACGCCTATGCACTGGAGATCCATGGGTGGCCCAGATTGGTGGGTGCAGCAGCGGGTCGGATGCCGGAAGAATGAGGACGGGAAATAGGAGCGTAATCGAATCTCCTTGTATGCTTGTCATTGAGGCGTCCACCACCGCTGTAGTGACGTACGTGACAAGACGGTGAGACTACGCCGGTGAGCTTCGCAGGAAGGGGATCAAATCTCCTTGCCGGTGAGCCACAACCTCCGTACGTGATTAGACGGCGAGACTATTCGAGGACGGCGAGATTGCTCAAGATTTACAGGTAAAACCGCTCAAGACGATTTCTGGCGATGACTTCAGAACAGCGAGACGACATCAAGGTCGAGCACGGGCAACTCGGATGAAGAAAAAAAAATTCCACTTGCGGATGGTAAGGGTGGGTAATTTTTATCTAAATTCAGGGGTAAATCGAACAAATAGCGATAATATACCACGGTtgcattgcaatttaatagtaagatGCATCATCTTACTCCACCAAAAGGTTTGTACTGAACATGCATACACAGCTAATACTCCTATCGAGAGTACTGAAGATGCATCAGAAAATCGAAATTGAACGATTAAAATAAGTACTCCTCGACCCTTGCCCTAACCATCCAAGCAAGAACCTCCAGGTGGAAGTTGCATAAGATGGCACTGCAACAAAAGACCGCAATGAGCCAAAACAAAATGCGTAAACATATAATCCTGTAAAAATCCCAGAGAATTTTGCGAACTGCATTTCCAGTGTCCAATTTGTTAACTAAGCGCGTGCCTACCTGAATCTTCAGCCAACTGAATCAATGGCCACCTACTGACATCGCCAGCATAATGGATGACAACACAAAAAAAAGGGGGGCTAGAAGGCTACTTATACACACTCCTGTGGACTGCTCTCTGCTGGCAAAAGAACATGATGTACATAACTTTACACGGAAGGGGGGTTACGCCGATGTGGCTGCTGGCGCTGCTGCTTCATGCTGGCTCTCCTTGCAACGTCCCATGGCTTATGAGGCACGCAGACGCCTTGCTGAGACGCGAAGAATGACTCATATCCCGGGGAGTCAAAAGCAAAACCAGTGTGCTTGGAGTTCTCTCGGGGAAGCATGGAGATCGCGTAGCTTCTCGCTTCTTCAGGGCTCAGATGGCTCCTCTCTGGCAGATGTATTATGCTGTATTCGTGAGGATCATCCTTGTGCATCTCTTGAACAACTTGGTAGTCATAGGGGGATAGCCATCTCTGAAGCCTGAGATATCGATAGAATATCAGAGACAGCACACAGTTGATTCAACTACTTCAGTGTAAACTGAAAGGTAGCTAGATGGTATCACCTAAAATATTATTTTGCAAAAGGAGAAGCTGCTTACGATAGATAtaggaagtcaccaaagagagcgATGACCGGAACAAGCATTAGTGTGAGGTAGAAGAAAAAGGTACTCATCAGAACATAAATCACAAAATATACATTTTCCTGCAGAAAGCAGTATGAAGTTAATGCATATGTAAAAAGGGTGGTCATCAGCAAAACAATAGATTTCTGCATAATTCACCCACCTGTCTGTCAAATGATGTCATTATTGCAGAGTATACAAAGATAAACAGAAACCAGGCAGCTATACTGCCAGCTACACTGAAATAATGCCATCTTGTAATAGAGTTGCACGACATGAGGAGACGGAGGTTCACAGTCACCACAACACAAGTAAAGGCCATCGTGCTAACATCCCATTGACCAAGGATCTTGCCAGATGAGCCATGACCATGCTGACTTGCAGCTGCAGTGAAGTAATAGAACACTATTGACTGGTAAAAGGCAAAGAAAGCCCAGACCGCTATCACTTTCCACTTGAAGAACGTATTCCTAATTCCTTCCTGGTAAAGTTGCGGGTATTTTTTTGATAGAGATGCACTCACATCCTGAAAGGGTTCATTTTAGTGAATGCAGCAAATAGCATCACTCCAGAGCTAAATGTATAACAGATACAAGCAACTATACCTTatcaaacaagccaaccataattaCAGGCAGCGCTGTGAAAATGACATTATACAGAGACTGGAACCAGTCATCATAAAATCGTTGACCAGAAAAGCCAGTTTGGAAAGTGAACCAGAACTGAGTTAGCGTAAATGTCAGATTCTTGTAGAAGAAGTATGTGATAACCTGAAATTGCAACATGTCAGCACTTACTTTTTGTGAACTATACATATTGAAAGCTACAAGCTAGGGAAACCATAAGCATACCTTGCACAATCTCAAGTATGACCACCGTCCATGTACAAGAAGTAAATCGGTAAGATATCGAAACTGAGCGATGGCGAAATCACTAGCCATAACTGCTTGCATTCCTTCTTGCCCACTAATGCCAATCCCAACATGAGCAGCTTGAATCATGCTTACATCATTAGCGCCATCGCCAATGCTGAGAGTTATCTTACGAGCACCTTTCCTAACTAAGCTAGTAACCTACAAAATGTGTGTCACCATTGTCCAATTTGACATCATTTTAACATATAGTTTATGCAAGGAAAGAAACGCACAAAACATAGGTTTTGATATCCTAATGGTATGGGTAATAACCAACTTAGCGCATATGATATGTCATAGTGCATGATTGAGTAGAGAAAAAAACTGCAATAGCAAATGCATCCTTGTACAATGATTAATAACATATCTGCCACACAAACTCTTATAGTGGAGGTACAATATAGGTTATTCCCTTTACAATTCAACAATATCAAGATAACCATTTTCATGACTACGCATCCTGAAGAGCATCCATATGAGACCTTGAGTATAAGAAACATAGATACCCCAAAATCAAGCATGACATACTGTTAATTATTCCCTGGGGGTAATGCAAAGTTATGCACGAATAAGATACTAACAGCAATAAATAAAATTTACCTGTGCCTTTTGCAGTGGAGAAACACGACAACACACAACTGAGTGGCAAATTAAACTCAAACCAAGAAGATTCACACGCAGAGCAGGATCTAGAGCATACATCAAGCATCTTCCATCGATAATGAAAGCTAACTTTCGTCCTGGTGTGCTACTTAGAGAACGGTGGGCTTCCTCGAGGTAACTTCTCAGACTCTGTTTTACTGAGTCTTTGATAACTCGGGCAACTTCCACCGGGTCGCCCTGAAAATGAGTGACACGTTATAATATGGCAAAGGCATGTCCATAACAAAGATCACACACTACATGTAAAAGTTGGTTTACACCAATGAGATGCAATCATATTTGTTTATGGTTGATCAAAGTACAATgaacaagaagtacaaggcaacacAATCCACATGGAGAAATAAGattaaaatatatatatatatgctatCTATACAACAATAAAGGCTAAAATCTACACCACAAATTATTTAATGCCCCACAAACCAAAGTACAAAGGGGAAAATGTGCCTTCTAACCGAAAAGAATACGTACAGGCATCCAGCTGAGGCATTCCTTTATTTTAAATGATATGAGTTAACACCTTTAGCAGAGTCTTCACTTGCATGTCCATgtaatataagatgttattacatCCAATACTCTTATATTTAttgtaataacatcttatattaaGGGACAGAGGGTGTACAAGATAATATATGTTGTGGCTTAACAAGCTCCATGACAGAATATCATTTCGAAGTGCAATCTCTATGGTTGTCTTACCCTATCTTCAGCCTCTCTAATTGCATTCGTCTCTGAACTGATGATGAACTGTTTTGTGTCGTTGTTCACCAGACTGCATGCTGCAGAGCAAATAACCAACTCAAAAACTTCTGAAGCTTTTCTAGGCCAGGTGAAAGAGGGAGAAAACAGAGAACCCAAATTGTCCAATACTGAGCTATTAGTGTATACATTCGTTAAGAAAGAAATAAGCAAAGGTTAAACaaataataaaaaattaaaacctcaCCGTATGCTATATTAATTGCAGTTTCCATTTTATCTCCAGTTAGCACCCAAATTTTTATGCCAGCTGCAGAAAGAGTTTCAATGCACGCTGGCACCCCTTCTTGCAGTTTGTCTTCTATAGCAGTGCACCCTATCAATATAAGGTCCTTTTCAATCAATTCAGCCACCTACAAAAAAGAACGAGAAGAAAATTATATCACAAGATGACCCAGCAATAGAAGAAAATACTTCAACATCAATTTATATTTCGTACAAAGCAGTCTTTGATTATATGACAGATTGCAAAGATAATGCTTTTCTGGTGACAATCTTTGAATTTCTTTTTTTACACCCAACATATTTTTATGTTGTTATATTCATAAATTTATGTTTAGTCATTAGTCATTACAGTGCAAAATACACCAAAAATACATATTTTACGACGTCTATTTTTCCATACATTCTTCTGCACTTCTTGAGTAAGACAAAATTTAGGAAGCGCTATTTGACCGTACATGATTTGTCAAGCACTCCCTCCACTCCCTATTAATTAACTCTGATTTAGTGGTTGGAATGCAAACAAAAAAAACCCAAAATATCGGAATAAGGCTTTTCAGAAGAAGAAAATGCATAGCTACAAAAAATTGCCTACGATGAAATAAATCGCATGCCCAACAGTGCAGGTCTAGTAGTGGATGATAGTAAACCGAGAAGTCAGGCAGGCAAGCATAGAAGTGCTTGGGGAGGCAGTAACATAGTTTGTAAAAGGTTATTATCATGTCATATTAATAAAAGTATTTTTAGAAGATAGTGATGCATGCCTCATCAAGTTTCTTATCGCGATCACGTAGAGAGGATTTAGCTTGCACGAACTTCTCATTCCAGCTTTCATATTGATCCCTGCTGAGATCTCGATAAGCAAGGCAAAGTGTACGCAAGCCAGCAGACCCAAATTGTTCTAGATGTTCTCTGCTTTTCTTCTTAATGTCATGATTTCCATCAGCTAATCGTTCATAAATCACATTATCAGCACCCTATTACACAATATTATAAAGTTAGTGTGACAATATGCAAAATAAAAGCTAAACGAAATTAAATTTTGTGTATTACCTTGCAATAGAGAACAAGTTTACCATTCGGGAAATGGCAAACCACAGATTGACGCTTCCTTGTACTGTTAGTTACAGCAAAGTGTGAAGTGTAGAAAAAAATAATGATGTCATATTATCGAATTTCAAAAGAAAAAAACAAGGCAGACCTGTTAAATTCCAAAACATTCAAAATTTCATATGCAACATCTTGTATACTCCCCATCCTCTCAACATGTGATTCGCGTACCATAACTGTGGATGGCGTACGTCTACAGAACACACAAACATATTTTAGCTGAAAAAATTGCAACAAATTTATTAAGAACTATGGATGATTTCACAACTCTGAGCAGTTGTCATATCCATGGGAAGAAACCATCCCAATAGAAGCATAGAGCTAACAGAGATCTAATTTACATAGGGATTTTTTATAAATGGGGTACTGGCTCATtttgctactccctccgatccaaattaattgactccattttatctagatacggatgtGACTAGATGTGTTTGTTGACTAGATACCTCCGTATCTAGACAAAGTGgaatcagctaatttggatcggagggagtaccaagAATGTCAATTCAGTCCTTTATACTACAAAAATATACTTGTAAGCAATAACCTGGATGTACAGCTAAACGTAACGGAGTTTTTCTATATATCCTGTTGGGAACAAAATGGCAAGAGCAAACTAGGGCCACTTTAAGGTAAGGGCTTACCTATAAAAGAAGAAACCAAAATTCTTTGCAGCAGCCACAAGCGCAGCCTCATCAGGAGAGGCAGCTTGATAAGTGATCTTTTCTGGTGTCTCCTCGCCCTCAGGAAGAACTGTATGACAGATTGCAAGGCATCTAAAGAATTCCTAAAGAGAAATAAGAGCAAATAAGGAATGGCTGTTTAGCAATTAGCACACTAAAAATGGAAATCATCATACAGGAAACATAGCCACATAGGATTTAAGAAAAGTTTATAATAAAGGCATCAATCATGATATGTAAATAATCATGTCAATGAGACCAGAGATGATCATGAAAAAAACGAAACCAACGTTACTTAAGGAAGGAAAGAGTGAAAACTATTGCACAGGTAGTCTGATATATCTACCATGCAAGCCTCGTGATTTGGTTCATTTCTCCATGCACCACACATTATTCTAGCATCGTCGAAGTTGAATCCTTTCTCATGAACTGCAGTGGCTGACCTTTTACCCTAAGAAAAGTACGCAAACCAAATATAAGGGCAGTTGCACCTATTCACAGATACCACGCTAACAGAAATAGCAAGGTAAGTGTTGGACACCTCATCATCATCAATACTGACTCCAGCTCGCTCAGCTCCTCCTTTCTCGATCTCTGTAATGCCAGTTCCATATATTTCTCCACCAATAGAACATTTAAAGAATTCCATCAAGTTTCTTGTAAGTGTTCCAGTTTTATCAGAAAAAATATACTCAACCTGAACCATTAATGGTGAAAAAACAAGGTAACAACAGATGTCAGAAATGTAAAATTTATTTTTAAGTGCTAAATCTTTTTCAAGTAACACAGTAACACTGAGCATTTACTTTAGTAGTATATGTATTTATAGGGGCCTAATAGCCAATTACGAACCAATACTTTCATCATGGAAAAAATGAAACCACTGAGGCATTTTTGCTAAGGGACTATTACCTGCCCAAGCTCCTCATTCAGATTAGACGTACGGGCCAAAGCTGGGGTGTTGCTCTCCGCATGATACATATTCAGATCATTGTTAATAAACTTTGCACATTGAATAAATTTAATCATCTGCAAATCAAAGGTAACATAAGGTCTGAAAGTCCAATTACAGGGGTGTACTGAATTTGAAATTGAGCATATACCTCTATGGACACATAAAGAGATATAGGGATGATTGTTGAGTATAGAGTTATTAGAGTAAACATGGTTAAAATGGTCACCTGCAGAAGTACAAATGTATGATATAAGGCTGCTTGGAGCATATTATCTGGAAACGTATTTAAGTAATACATACCACAAATCTGTTCTTGGGATTAAACTGGTCCTCAACATGCCCACGCAATCCAAGGTAGAAGTATTTCTCATTGATAAACACACCACTGTTGATACAAGCCAAATATAAGGTCTATTAGTGAGATCTAATTCATTTCTTAGAGAAAGTGCAAACAGAATAGGCACATGCATTTAGAAGATCAGCCATCATAGTTACAGGAAGGTAACCAAAAGCAATAGTTAGGTCATCAACTGTACAGATGTCTGATTCTTTTACAGTTTTACCATGTAAGGATTGATAACTTTTCATTGTTAACAAGGATATTATCCTTCCCTGTCAACCTTCGAAGAAATCAATTTGCTGAAAAGAGCCATTCCTACTCTGTGCATCTAAATAGAGCCCAATCTGTCCACCCCTCCCACCTCCCACGTATAAAACCGTAAAAAAGTTACAGTATTAAGATTATTAAAACCTAAGTCCTGCGCTCATCCGTAATCCTGTTATCCCACACAGAAGCACTACGACTTCGTTTGGATGTAGGTACTCGGCTGCTGGAATTGAATTTGGGTTCAAGACCAAATCAGCTTCTGCATTGAATTGGGCCACAATACCAATTTTGCTTTTTGGGTGTACAAAATATTCGTGGTTGGAAATGAGGAGTCAATTCAGAATTTCTGTTTGGATGTCCATCCAGTTTAGTTTCAATTGAGCCATCTTCTCAGTCAGCACATCTCTCCCCGTAGGTGGTGCCATGTTGCCAACGCCGGCCTGGAGCAGAGGGGCATGGAGCAGCATGACAGAGATCATCGTAAAGCAGCGTGAGGATGGGCAGTTCCCATTGCGGCGAGGAGGTAAAAAGTGGGGATGACGACGACCAGGAGAGAGAAAGAGGGACGCGGGGTGTGCAGTAGAGGACCTCACCCTCGGCAGAGCTCCGACAGCCTGTGCTCCATCACGCTTCGCTTCACCGTCGGAGGGAGAGAGGTAGCAGATGGGGCTGGGGCGGAGGTTCGCCAGAGAGGTCGCTAACGGAGCACGCAGAGTAGTCGCCATGGAAGAAAGGCGGCTGGCGGCGGTCATCTGGGGATGAGGCTCATTTCCATCCAATTCAGAGGGGTCGAGCTCTGTATTGGAGATAGGCTATTCTAGTAGTCCACGATTCCATGTGGTATTGGGCCCAAATTCCATCTCCCAATTTTGAAGACATCCAAACAGCAGAACTGGGAAAGCCTGATTCCAGTTCCCTGCCTGAAATCTGAATACCTACATCCAAACGGGGTGTAAGGAGGAGGACAAGAAAATAAGAACTTCCCCCAACAAACTCCAGACATCTCTGTCTTATTTTTAGAAGCATATATTATGCTAATAAATTGTTTTTTATGATTAATTGAGAAGCTGAAAAAATAGTGTGCAAGTGTAAAGCCAACATAACATCAACCTAACCAGTATAACTGATCTTAAGAATATACATGTAAGCAAATGATACAGAATAGACATCTAATATATTAAGTGAACGGAGAAAAAAAAAACTTACCTTCCAATAGCACCAATGACACACATTGTGAACAGGGTTGCAAATAGAGCTAGTATAAGCTTGtctagttttttctccaacgtacTTCTTTTAGAAGGAACATTCATTGAATTCATCATAACCTGCAGTAGTGCTCCATAGCAGTAAATCGCAGAACCAGAAGCAAATGACAGGTTGAATACATATATAACACAAAATTGCCCATACTTTTGTCTCATGGCCCGTGAATATAACAGCTGCAACAATGTTTTCCGTATTACGAAGGCTGCATCCCTGAGGCAAAAAGGTAGGAAGAAATTATTATCTTTTTTGCATGTGTGCCCACATACACAGAGAATTGAGTGATGTGCAGGAAAAGGCTCAAGTCTGATGAAAGTGAACTCTTGAAAGTGAACCATATCTAAGTGCTGACAAGTAGGTTTTGGTAGTTTCCACTCTCCATCGTAAAAATAAATTACATCTAAACAGATTCCAGATTGGAGCAACTAGAGGTCTCTCACTTTCTCTGGTCTTAACTCATGAGGAATTTACTTACTGTCTTGGAAGCGTACTTTACTGCACATGTGCACATTTCTTATAAACTTTACAAACATTGCTTAAACAAGTCACTGCATGTCCAACATGTGAAACTAGAGAAGTGGAAAGTTCATGAGATGATTGAACATTTTGAAATCTAAAACTACAAGACTTGTATCATAGCTAGTCTCGTTGGCAAAAGCTATAGAACTGTAATATTACACAAGTATGTGACAACAATGTGAATATGGCCAATGTAGGATGATGGTGTTATAGTGAGAAGAATGTGAGTGAAGGCATCAGTGGTGACATTGTTTTAACCTGAGGGGTACTTCTAGGAAAATCATGCTAATCTGGAACATGCAACAACTTGGCAAGCGATTAATCATGTAAATAGATAATGAGGGCCCCTCTGGATGAGAGGCATTAAATTGGAAGGTTTGGTACCAAATACCTAATCTCTCCaaggaaattaaaaaaaaaaactcattCCAACAAGTCCTAGATGAAAATTCTGAATCATGCCACTGCGAGGCTGCAAGTTTGAAAATTGCCACCGGATATCCCATTTATCCATATGTCATTTCTCACAGTTAGTCGCATTTTTTCAAAATGTCAACTTTGCAGTGGAATGACTCGATTTCTCAATAAAGATGCTAAAAACAAATAACACAGCATGAAAGAACTTACCCTTAGTAGTATCTGGTTTGGTGAAATTGGTATAGTTTGCTTGTCCACGATAAGATTCCCGGTGAATGTGTAAAGTGAATTGTTAGGCTGTTCACATTGTACTTCACCTGTAAGCCATAAGACAAAAAAAAATGTGAAAGTTCACAGAAGGTACAATGCTTATGCGAAGTTCAGAGAAAATACAAAGTTTCCTAAGTTCCACCAACTACAGAATAGGCTCCCATCAAGATGGAAAAAAATAAACATATAAAAACCTTTGAATTCATAAGCCTTTTCAGGAAGAAGATAGTCCCAGGTTTTCTCCAAAGCTTTCCTTATTTTCAGGTTGGTTTCCCCATCAAGATTTGCTGTCTGGGATAAATATAAAATATCCAACACACTTCAATTAGAAGAAAGGTTTCGCTGAAGTTCGTTTAATACTTCCAATTTGAGCAAAGAACAGAATGGGTAAGAATGAATTTATTAACCTCTATGTAGCAAACGCCATCAGGGTTTGTACTCGATAGGAAGAGCAAGTCAGCAGGGAAATAACTGTCTTGCTTGATCTGCTCTAAAGAAGTGCCCATCACTGTTAGTTTTTTCTTGTGTATGTATTTTAAGCTCAAGATTAAACTGAAGACATTTTATTAACTTTGGTAGAATTCAACAGTTCAAAGGATTAATTAGCTGAGATCAGGAGGATTTAAGACATTACCCTCACAATATCTCCAACCTGCAGTCTTTTCCATGGAGTACTTTCCCATTTTTGACCTTGCAATACATCGACGTGTGCATTATTAATTGACATATCATTCTGGAAACGTTTCTGTATTAAGGACAGGAAACAAAAAGGGAAGGGCGTCAGATTTCCTCATTACGAATAGCACAACAAAACAGTGAAGCAGCTGAGCAATGCTAACCCAATCCTCAAAAGCTTCCTTGATGAGAGACACCAAAAGCACTAAACTAAGG
This Lolium perenne isolate Kyuss_39 chromosome 1, Kyuss_2.0, whole genome shotgun sequence DNA region includes the following protein-coding sequences:
- the LOC127305204 gene encoding phospholipid-transporting ATPase 3 isoform X3, which translates into the protein MGKYSMEKTAGWRYCEEQIKQDSYFPADLLFLSSTNPDGVCYIETANLDGETNLKIRKALEKTWDYLLPEKAYEFKGEVQCEQPNNSLYTFTGNLIVDKQTIPISPNQILLRGCSLRNTENIVAAVIFTGHETKVMMNSMNVPSKRSTLEKKLDKLILALFATLFTMCVIGAIGSGVFINEKYFYLGLRGHVEDQFNPKNRFVVTILTMFTLITLYSTIIPISLYVSIEMIKFIQCAKFINNDLNMYHAESNTPALARTSNLNEELGQVEYIFSDKTGTLTRNLMEFFKCSIGGEIYGTGITEIEKGGAERAGVSIDDDEGKRSATAVHEKGFNFDDARIMCGAWRNEPNHEACMEFFRCLAICHTVLPEGEETPEKITYQAASPDEAALVAAAKNFGFFFYRRTPSTVMVRESHVERMGSIQDVAYEILNVLEFNSTRKRQSVVCHFPNGKLVLYCKGADNVIYERLADGNHDIKKKSREHLEQFGSAGLRTLCLAYRDLSRDQYESWNEKFVQAKSSLRDRDKKLDEVAELIEKDLILIGCTAIEDKLQEGVPACIETLSAAGIKIWVLTGDKMETAINIAYACSLVNNDTKQFIISSETNAIREAEDRGDPVEVARVIKDSVKQSLRSYLEEAHRSLSSTPGRKLAFIIDGRCLMYALDPALRVNLLGLSLICHSVVCCRVSPLQKAQVTSLVRKGARKITLSIGDGANDVSMIQAAHVGIGISGQEGMQAVMASDFAIAQFRYLTDLLLVHGRWSYLRLCKVITYFFYKNLTFTLTQFWFTFQTGFSGQRFYDDWFQSLYNVIFTALPVIMVGLFDKDVSASLSKKYPQLYQEGIRNTFFKWKVIAVWAFFAFYQSIVFYYFTAAASQHGHGSSGKILGQWDVSTMAFTCVVVTVNLRLLMSCNSITRWHYFSVAGSIAAWFLFIFVYSAIMTSFDRQENVYFVIYVLMSTFFFYLTLMLVPVIALFGDFLYLSLQRWLSPYDYQVVQEMHKDDPHEYSIIHLPERSHLSPEEARSYAISMLPRENSKHTGFAFDSPGYESFFASQQGVCVPHKPWDVARRASMKQQRQQPHRRNPPSV